One uncultured Gellertiella sp. genomic window carries:
- the tesB gene encoding acyl-CoA thioesterase II, which translates to MSRDPETAAQTPPQSAIDRLIETLNLEDIEENLFRGSSPAGGWQRVFGGQVIAQALTAAQRSVVSDRFVHSLHAYFLRPGDPAIPILYTVERLRDGASFTTRRVVAVQHGKPIFAMSASFQVEEPGFDHQIRMEDVPPPEKLMPEAEMKAMFLVNAPEPVRRYWTRERPVEIRPTSLVHYVTSEKLEPKQDVWVRATGPVPADRNLQAAILAYLSDMTLLDTSLYAHGTSIFDQTLQAASIDHAMWFHRPVDLSDWLLYSQDSPSASGARGMTRGNLFTRSGVLVASVAQEGLIRRKRPE; encoded by the coding sequence ATGTCGCGTGATCCCGAAACCGCCGCCCAGACCCCGCCGCAGAGTGCCATCGACCGGCTGATCGAAACGCTGAATCTGGAGGACATCGAGGAGAACCTGTTTCGCGGCAGCAGTCCGGCGGGGGGCTGGCAGCGGGTGTTTGGCGGACAGGTGATCGCCCAGGCGCTGACGGCCGCCCAGCGCTCGGTGGTGTCAGACCGCTTCGTCCATTCGCTGCACGCCTATTTCTTGCGGCCCGGCGACCCCGCCATCCCGATCCTCTACACGGTCGAACGCCTGCGGGACGGGGCGAGCTTCACCACCAGGCGGGTGGTGGCCGTCCAGCATGGCAAGCCGATCTTTGCGATGTCCGCCTCCTTCCAGGTCGAGGAGCCGGGCTTTGACCACCAGATCCGGATGGAAGACGTTCCGCCGCCGGAAAAACTGATGCCGGAAGCCGAGATGAAGGCGATGTTTCTCGTCAATGCCCCCGAACCGGTGCGGCGCTACTGGACACGCGAGCGCCCGGTCGAAATCCGCCCGACCTCGCTGGTCCACTATGTCACCAGCGAGAAGCTGGAGCCGAAGCAGGATGTCTGGGTGCGCGCCACCGGGCCGGTGCCCGCCGATCGCAACCTGCAGGCCGCCATCCTTGCCTATCTCTCCGACATGACGCTGCTCGACACCTCGCTCTATGCCCATGGCACCTCGATCTTCGACCAGACCCTGCAGGCGGCCAGCATCGACCATGCGATGTGGTTTCATCGGCCGGTCGATCTCTCCGACTGGCTGCTCTACAGCCAGGACAGCCCCAGCGCGTCGGGCGCGCGCGGCATGACGCGCGGCAACCTGTTTACCCGCTCCGGCGTGCTTGTCGCCTCGGTCGCGCAGGAAGGCCTGATCCGCCGCAAGCGACCTGAATAA
- a CDS encoding ammonium transporter, translating to MPGPCLFRTALRLAALASGLVLSASAFAEDTAAAVAAAPVPVPDKGDSTFMFISTVLVLFMLMPGLGLFYGGLMRTKNMLSVLMQCTVVGALVMIIWVAYGYSFAFGGGTSPYWGGTAKLFLLGVTRDSTAATFSKGVVIPEYLFMLFQMTFAAITPALIIGAFAERFRFSAVIAFCGLWVTLVYLPVAHMVWDASGLLFKMGALDFAGGTVVHINAGIAGFVGAIMVGKRIGFGRDMMAPHSLTMTMIGASMLWVGWFGFNAGSNLEASGGAWLATVNTFIATAAAILSWSAVEVFTRGKASLLGAVSGMVAGLVAITPAAGIAGPTGAIVMGLVVSPLCYFFVSVVKNRFQYDDSADVFGVHCVGGIFGALSTGIFASASLGGVGYAEGMTMGSQLGVQATAVLITLAWSGGVSAVLYKLVDMVLGLRVSAESERQGLDLSAHGEAAYHS from the coding sequence ATGCCCGGTCCCTGTCTTTTCCGAACTGCGCTTCGCCTTGCGGCACTGGCCTCCGGCCTCGTGCTTTCGGCATCGGCCTTTGCCGAAGATACTGCCGCCGCCGTGGCCGCAGCGCCGGTCCCTGTCCCCGACAAGGGGGATTCGACCTTCATGTTCATCAGCACCGTGCTGGTGCTGTTCATGCTGATGCCGGGGCTCGGCCTGTTCTATGGCGGCCTGATGCGGACGAAGAACATGCTGTCGGTGCTGATGCAATGCACCGTGGTGGGCGCACTGGTGATGATCATCTGGGTCGCCTATGGCTATTCCTTTGCCTTCGGCGGCGGCACCAGCCCCTACTGGGGCGGCACCGCCAAGCTGTTCCTGCTCGGCGTTACCAGGGATTCGACTGCTGCCACCTTCAGCAAGGGCGTGGTCATCCCGGAATATCTGTTCATGCTGTTCCAGATGACCTTTGCCGCCATTACCCCGGCGCTGATCATCGGTGCCTTTGCCGAACGGTTCCGCTTTTCCGCCGTCATCGCCTTCTGTGGCCTGTGGGTCACGCTGGTCTATCTGCCGGTGGCGCACATGGTGTGGGATGCCAGCGGCCTGCTCTTCAAGATGGGGGCGCTGGATTTTGCCGGTGGCACCGTCGTCCACATCAATGCCGGCATTGCGGGCTTTGTCGGCGCGATCATGGTCGGCAAGCGCATCGGTTTCGGGCGCGACATGATGGCCCCGCATTCGCTGACCATGACGATGATCGGGGCCTCGATGCTCTGGGTCGGCTGGTTCGGCTTCAATGCCGGGTCCAATCTCGAAGCCTCGGGCGGGGCCTGGCTGGCCACGGTCAACACCTTCATCGCCACGGCTGCCGCCATCCTTTCCTGGTCGGCGGTGGAAGTCTTCACCCGTGGCAAGGCCTCGCTGCTCGGAGCGGTATCGGGCATGGTCGCGGGTCTTGTCGCCATTACGCCAGCCGCTGGCATCGCCGGACCGACGGGGGCCATCGTCATGGGGCTTGTCGTCTCGCCGCTCTGCTATTTCTTCGTCTCGGTGGTCAAGAACCGCTTCCAGTATGACGATTCGGCCGATGTCTTCGGCGTCCATTGCGTCGGCGGCATTTTTGGCGCGCTCTCGACCGGCATCTTCGCCAGCGCCTCGCTTGGCGGCGTCGGCTATGCCGAGGGCATGACCATGGGCTCGCAGCTTGGCGTGCAGGCAACTGCCGTGCTGATCACCCTTGCCTGGAGCGGGGGCGTCTCCGCCGTGCTCTACAAGCTGGTCGACATGGTCCTCGGGCTGCGCGTCAGTGCCGAATCGGAGCGGCAGGGTCTCGACCTCTCCGCCCATGGGGAAGCCGCCTACCATTCCTGA